The DNA region TACATCCAGTGACCGTCCAATGTAGGATGATATGGTGTTGGCATAATCAGCGGCGGTGTAAGAATTAGTTTCACCATACTTGGTAGTACGGTTGCAGGTATAAACCAGTTTAGCTCTAGTATGCTGCAATGCCTCAGTTACACCTTTTACTAAGACATTAGGCAAGATACTGGTATATAAATCACCGATGGTAAAAATAATATAATCAGCTTGTTGAATGGCTTTGATTACACTGGGTAAAGCTGGCACAGCTGGTTTGAGATAGATATGCCTGATGGGAGACCGGTTAGTTTGGTTTGGTACATCGATGTTAGTTTCACCGACAACAATTTCGCCAGACATTAATTCAGCATATAGTGTGGTGGGTTTAACTGTGACAGGTAAAACTTTTCCAGAAATTTGTAACCATTGGTTCATCGTTTTTATAGCTTGTGCAATTGAACCTGATCTTATTTCCAAACCGGCTAATAATAAATTACCAATGGTATGTCCAGATGCCATACGATGATTTATCACTTTATCCCACTGTTTTGGGTCGTGCGCCAGGGCTACTAAACATCTTCTGACATCACCGGGTGGCATAACACCTAATCTCTTTCGTAATATTCCAGTTGATCCACCGTCATCGACCATAGATACAATGGCGGTCAGTGTTAATGGATATGGTTTTAAATATCGCAATAATAATGATTGGCCGGAACCTCCTCCAATTGTGACAAGGTGTGTTTGTTTCATGGTTTTAAATATCGTTCTAGTGCCGTGATATCTTCTGGTCTCCCTAAATCTAACCAGGGTTGTTGTAAATTAACCACCCGCACAGTATGATCTCGGGCTAAAGTATTAATCACGTCAGTTAGCTCAGACTCTCCTCGATTTGATGATGCGGTTTTATCCAATAGCGGAAAAATATCTTTTGTTAAGGTATAAAGACCAACATTAATATCATGACTAATTGGATGGCTGGGTTTTTCTATAATCCGAGATAACGTGTGATCGGATTTATACTCAATCACACCATAACGTTCTGGATTATTATGTTCAGTAACAGCCACTAAAGTATCGGCCGTAGATTGTTGCATGGCCTGTAAGTCGGCCACACTTAAAAGTTGATCTCCCATAGTGTAAACAAACCGATCACCTTGAATTTTATCTTTTACAGCTAACACCGGACAAGTTGTCCCATAGCACTGCTCACCCAATAATTGTATTTGATCTACCAGGATTATTTCAGCCTCAGTGGTGTATTCAAGCAAACATTTTTTTAGTTTATCAATGTGGTAACCGCCCACCACAAATATTCTCCGATAACCGGCCTCAACCACAGCATCGAGTAGATAATAAATGAACGGTTTGCCTGCCACGGCTATGATATGTTTGGG from Patescibacteria group bacterium includes:
- a CDS encoding gluconeogenesis factor YvcK family protein, translating into MKQTHLVTIGGGSGQSLLLRYLKPYPLTLTAIVSMVDDGGSTGILRKRLGVMPPGDVRRCLVALAHDPKQWDKVINHRMASGHTIGNLLLAGLEIRSGSIAQAIKTMNQWLQISGKVLPVTVKPTTLYAELMSGEIVVGETNIDVPNQTNRSPIRHIYLKPAVPALPSVIKAIQQADYIIFTIGDLYTSILPNVLVKGVTEALQHTRAKLVYTCNRTTKYGETNSYTAADYANTISSYIGRSLDVIVVDKTIKTDRTTKHLVKYNQVGLEQAGITVVERNLRATDPKKINGQKLARVIYKLCQP
- a CDS encoding sugar phosphate nucleotidyltransferase, giving the protein MDIVIAAAGKGTRLKEYTTDIPKHIIAVAGKPFIYYLLDAVVEAGYRRIFVVGGYHIDKLKKCLLEYTTEAEIILVDQIQLLGEQCYGTTCPVLAVKDKIQGDRFVYTMGDQLLSVADLQAMQQSTADTLVAVTEHNNPERYGVIEYKSDHTLSRIIEKPSHPISHDINVGLYTLTKDIFPLLDKTASSNRGESELTDVINTLARDHTVRVVNLQQPWLDLGRPEDITALERYLKP